From Cotesia glomerata isolate CgM1 linkage group LG3, MPM_Cglom_v2.3, whole genome shotgun sequence:
GGATATTCTCATAAACTGGCGGAGCTTCGTAAGGAGGTAGTTCCTTGGCTGGAGACACTGTGTATTTATTAGTAGGTACCTGGGGCTGAGCCTTCCTGAAGGAAGGGTCGTAGCAGTCCCCTGCTAGCGAAGTCCTTGGACTACTCTTTGGGCTCTTCTTCTCCAAAGAATGATAGTACGGCGGGTGCGTGGGTCCAGGGTAGTACTCGATATTTTCATACACAGGATTTCTATCTTCGAGGTCTATCGACTTGGAGACAGGATATCTGGGTAGTTCGCGGTCGTACGACTGGGTATGCTCGTCTATGTAGTTGTCAATAGCACTCATCGACCTGTTGGACCGAGAATACTGCTGGTACTGCTGCTGGTGGTAGTGCTGCTGCAAATAGTGATGATGCTTGAGCTGATCTCCTGAGACTGGAACCTGAGCCTCGGGTTTGGAGCCTCCAACGTGGCCAGGTACTCCAATAGCGCCTCCACCTCCAGGAACTCGGTCTCCATCGTCATTCAGATGGAGATAACTGAGCTTTTGTACATACGAGTCTGCTGAGTCACACATTGgctgaataatttattatttattcaacttAGACCTTTCTTTTTGACGTTAATTCCTGGAACTCTCTAACAAACTcactgatttattttttataattcatttatttaattatcaacatTTTAAGGCTTTGCTCGACTCCgttgctttttttttcactcactTTAACTTCCACAGGACTATTTTTCCGGTTtttggattattttttagtgtatAACTAGTTctgtaaatgaaaaaataatttattttaatttgacgaAACAGTGATCGAAAATCGATTAAGAAATTTGGGATACGCCCcggttgtttattatttattgtcgaAATACTTTTaggtagaaaaataataaaatatatttactatcaaTAACTGTTTCAGGAATGTTATTTCTTCGAGATAATACTTATTTTAACGAGTTATtgttacttaaattattttagagagAAACGTTACGACAGACAAGAGTTTACGAGATGcgagacattttttttttcagctttgGCAAGTAgcattttattgtttttcttcGGTACATTTCTTCCTTACCGACTGACAGGGATTTTTTCATCTGGTGGTaactaaaataacaaaaacgCAAAAACGATAAAAGTTCAAAAAGTCGGTCATTATATAATTATGATACAGTCATAAGTTTGTTTATAACCTCAATCATGTTGCCATGGATAGAgttttaataacaaaacaGTGATCGATCAaacaaatttacaatttataattgtcaacaataattagtaaattagtaaaaataccagctcaattgttaattactaactaaaaataatttatttcctcaggaatttatttattatcacaaATATCAAGTAAGTATTCATTTCtagcctaaaaattttatttttttgagtgaaAATAAAGCTAGTTATTTTTTCCAGGTgactatttattgaaaaaatgtttaaaaatacattccAAAGtggatttttatcaattttatactCGATCGGCAGCAAGCCGCTCCAGATATGGGACAAAAAGGTCCGAAACGGTCACATAAAACGCATCACCGACAACGATATCCAGAGTTTAGTGCTCGAAATACTTGGCAGCAATGTAAGCACTACGTACATAACGTGTCCAGCTGACCCGAGGAAAACTTTGGGGATAAAACTGCCATTTTTAGTAATGATTATTAAGAatctaaagaaatatttcacCTTTGAAGTTCAagtaagtaataataattttttttatgacactaaaattagcagacaatttttaaatttttatttaaaataaactaggtactgaaaaatatttttataaaatcatatttattattttttagagttttcaaagattaaattttttttaataaatttttcttgcgaTAATTtgcttgttaaaaaattccaaaaaattatgatactaaagttagccgacgtttttaattttttgattttttttcaataattaaattagaacaaaaaaatattttttaaaaattgcacttacagtttttcaagtttttaactaatgacaatttttttttagtcattttttcaataaaaaaaatttttttaattttcattaaaaattattccaagtctctcaatgaaaattaagttagctggcacttaaaaatttttttatttgttttttatttaaaaaattgactacaaaaaaaaaaatataatttgtaaaaaaccttaaaaactgtaagtgcaattttttaaaaatattttttttgttataatttaattattaaaaaaaaaatcaaaaaattaaaaatgtcggctaactttagtatcttAGTCTCtcaacttcagtatcatttttttttccaaaattattgataaattaaataacttattaattaattgcagGTAATTGACGATAAAAACGTCCGTAGAAGATTTCGTGCGAGTAATTACCAATCAACTACGCGAGTGAAGCCTTTCATCTGTACGATGCCAATGCGGCTAGATGATGGCTGGAATCAAATCCAATTCAACCTCGCAGACTTCACGAGACGCGCTTACGGAACAAATTACGTCGAAACATTGAGAGTACAAATCCACGCGAATTGCCGTATCAGGCGTGTTTATTTCTCCGACAGACTCTACTCCGAAGACGAGCTACCAGCGGAGTTCAAGTTATTTTTGCCGATACAAAACAAAgctaaatgttaattttctgATCATGATTCCACATTACCaacttgttaattaattaattaattacattttacGTTTCTTCAACGTAACTTTAGAGTTGATAATTGGTTGTGTCTGGcaatatttattctcattagaataacttttattttttaaagaactaaAATTAACCAGCGCTTGGTGAAGTTCGTCGATCACGTCATTACTTTGCTCATAATGATGCTCTTGTAAATAAATACGCCGGTACCGGAAATTAGGATGTAACTTTATCCGTAATAATGACTTGTAATCAGTAGAATAAGTGTCTTTGCACAgagttgataaatttatttcaagctTGTTCCAATTGTCTGCAAGTGTCAGAGGTATAAATGCTGTTGTTgatgttactttttttattttttcacgtGCTGTGTTTGCTACCAAAACGAAGCGACGTCGAAAATTGCACTGGTCATTaatctgaataaaaaaaatttttttaatgttaattttatttgtatttatattattaagagaataagaaaaattttttgtcgagaatagtcaatttattatgataagtatttaagctgcattcgaaaatgctctatctctaaatacataattaagaaatgaccttgtatcttgtcaactattgacattttcaaagatataagctcaccccgatgttactctcatcgagacctttcctttgagtacccacatcaatttttcatatattttatatatttataaatattatatatatctatatatgaaaaatatatcaaaaatgcatgtgggtactcaaatgaatgctcttgatgagtgtaacaccgggatgagcttatatcgttaaaaatatcaataattaagaaattactttgtatcttgtgaactattgacatttttaaagatataataagctcaccccgatgctacactcatcgagacctttcatttgaatacccacatcaatttttcatacattttatatatttatatatattatatatatgtatatatgaaaaatatatcaaaaatgcatgtgggtactcaaatgaaagctcttgaagagtgtaacatcaaaatgatcttatatctttaaaaacgtcaatatttaagaaagtacggtgcaatttaacaaaagtgattatttaagaaagcaacattttatttatttatagttgacaagtcacggcagtcacatagtgactgcaaggttgctagtttattattaattttacttataatagTGACCTGAAATTCGATTTTTCCTTCAAGcttgagattttttaatacaaacacTATAATCGGAAGTTCTATATCGAGAAAAGCTTCGGAATCTGAAGGACAGGTCAGTGAGGTTGGTATGTAATCTTTGCTGTTACTACGCTCGCTTTTTCCAGTTATTTCAATCACTCTGTCATTTTTCAGCAGCTCGTCCTTGACTCTCTTTATTTTTCCATCCAGAGACACAAACTTCGACCACAGTGCCAGAGGATCTTCAACTACGCTGCACAGTAagtactcaaaatttttataagataatttagacattgtttttattatttaatttatttttttgacattttcaGATTTTATTTGTGGTTAATTgggataaaataattgaaaatcatTTGCATTGATAttggaatgaattttttttttcttttatatcaAAATCTGATAAAATGACCCAATTTTCGGAGACATTTACTGTTTCATTAAgtagagataaaaataaaaaataaattgggaGTGATATACGCATGTGCTGCTtgcaattaattgataattattaagtattgatttttttttaacatttcttAAGAGTGAGAGATATTATTGCTGTCTCTTTACTtgcaactattttattttaattgttatcataataatcataattaattactgtttaaatttaatccttttttagaaaattaaattgaagcaaagaaacatttaaaaaataattaatttaatttttaaaatttagtatagaagaaatagtaaatatttttatttattattataattgataaatttttataataattaaataatgatatataaacGCATTGCAgctcaaataaaatttctaatgcgCACATATACGTACACATAGAACATAACTATCTGTATATAGCAAGAAGAATTAtaggtatataaaatatataaagatatatGTATTATACTACTACtacgatttttaaaatcgaCGAATGctattatatattttgtattgaGCACTCGTTTTGGGGGAGACGCCGACGCCCGGCGCCGACGTACTTTTTAAAGCGTCGAGATCGCGTCAGAGTAATCTCACCAATCTCGTGGTCCATAACacgataataacaatatattaaaaaagtaaaatcctAGCCGaggatataattaataataaaaaaataattttttttatttttctactaaCGATTGGTGTTTGGATCaaactgtcaattttaaactGTTTAATGCCACGCGGGCTTATCAATCAATGTTTatcatcataattttattataattactcacaatcacttaaattaatttttatgtgtaaatcCTGGCTTGTTTTAaatggttaattaaatttgtttattaaaataaatactgaGAAAAATGCGTGAGCTTAAGGTCGACGACACTAGCGGCAAAATATCTTCAAgagaaatttattcttaatgatctgtattattaattaaattttttattgattatattgaataattattattaaagaagaaattatttagtgttttatttttttttgttttttaatattaaacaagaagaaacattaaattattaattaattaatcaatataaattgaaatgaACGGAAACGCATGTTgtgatttaaataaagatgAATTACAGTGTAGAATATGTGCTGAATATATAAGTGATAAAAATGATGTAGTTAATATATTTGATGAAGATGCTAAATGTAATCATCTTCAAACAAAGATACGAAAATATCTTTACATATTGGTAAGtcacttatttatttcttcttttataaaaCAAGGTGTAGCTTcacgtaattaattataattaagtttaattaataaattaaaacaaagaTAGGAAAATATCTTTACATATTGGTAAGtcacttaaataattatttatttatttatttcttcttttataaaacaaggtgtaattaattataattaagtgtaattaataaattaaaaaaatcaaatcaaataaaaaaatgacgatTGCGCACGATCCATAAAAGTGTGAAAAATTAGCATTTTATCGATTGCCGTGAGTATAATAGAATCAGGCAACACGACGAATAGAGTAGAATAATGTATAGAAGAAACAAAGATAAAGCGAGAAAGAATGATACTCTACATCTATATTTGCAGTAGTTATTTTCAAGTGAATACATGTATAATGAAGCTCATAGTCTCCCGCCTCTTTGGCCTTTATCACTCACTATAAATACAATTCCAGGGAAGATATCATATATAACAGCTAGCTATCAAACACGTcagcaaatttaaaaattgtctcTTTGAcgtaatcattatttttattttattttattgaataaccgGACGCAcgtgttatttaattattaatttaattgggCTTATtgatctttttatttataggtATCTTCGGAAGATCGACTCCCGAAAATTGTATGCTCGATGTGTATCAAGCGACTGGAAAACATCCATCACTTTGTTACATTGGCACGCAGAGCGCAAGATAAACTTAAATTGCAGTACTATGGACGAGATGACGGCgatattaaacaaattaatgaCAATGATGATGGGAAAAGAGATAAGGGATTCTTACTTCGATCCATTCTTAATAGggtaatttcttcttttatttattttatttattttggtgaattttttatgggtgaatttgttttaaaaataggACGAAATTGACGAGTCTCACTTGTCAGTACGCCCGATTGAAGATGAATCAATACTTACTGAAGAAATGGAAGTTAAAGTTGATCCAATGATTTTTCTTCAGTGTGGCCTAGATCGTTCTATCACTCCTGAATCTGAATATAACTCTGATGATGATAAAAGTTAtacaaagtaattatttaatatttaatttttacatttattctttttaagaaaaattatattaaaattaatttaataattttatagcaaaaattaatttaattatagttaatatttaatttttacatttcttctttttaaaaaaaaaattatattaaaattaattaaataattttatagcaaaaattaattatagttaatatttaatttttacatttcttcttttaaaaaaaaaaattatattaaaattaattaaataattttatagcaaaaaaattatagcaaaaattaattatagttaatatttaatttttacatttcttctttttaaaaaaaattctattaaaatatatttcataattttagaaggctggcaatggcctggtcggctcggtgctcgcttttcgaaagagtgggacccgggttcgatcccagcacgcaccaatattttttacagtgattataattaaaaatatgtgcgttacgttacgttgccagcctctggaagtggcagagatagccgggctttaatatggctctttaccgtaagatggacggtggtgtttattactcggtaggtcttattaggtgacggaatggtagttacggacaatgtctcggatagctttaactggtagagcctttggcgcgtaaccaaatgatccgggttcgagtcccggtctgggctgtctgaattattttttcggttaccgaaaaattcctactgagtaaggtccctcctcccccctttatcctttatttccccagttcccaaatttgtctttaatgacaaatttagctataaattatggcggcacacgtctgacttgggcgatcacacatttaccctgatagccagcgCTTTCTCAGTTAATTGTTGACTTCCAGCAGTTACAGTTAATTTATACATCAAGTTGGCGGTAATTCTTCACTCAACAACAGTTGTAAGCAAATTGACGGAAATCTACGGTCGcaacttgaatacaagttaacaatCAAACTTGTTGTTAAATTACCtttcaactttactacaatttGACGGAAATACTTGTACAGTAACTTTTGACGTCTATTTGCAgagtaagttataggtaacTAATAGGTAATCGCTCGCTTTGCCAACTCTTTCCGTCAAGTTTGCTTCAAATTGCGGACGTAGATTGAcagtaagttataggtaaggtggctatcagggtaagcaacaacttgaatgggtgaccactttagtcagcgttggctagcgcgagggatctctgcacactaggagaggggcctaatgctccagtggtcgataaagaagagtttcttatcaatcactgtagacagCCCAGTtccgactgtactatcatgggttttctctgtggtttccccatgattctgttccaacagcctgagaaggtgaggttcagggtgaatacggtacagaaagcacaagtcggtccacagccgcaaaaattaaaagtagaaaTGAAGTGTCGGGTGGGACTTGCTGAGGTCCAAtatgagaaatagaaaaagcgTAGAGCTAGGAGAAAAAGAGGAAttagccttgtaaaaaccgagaggtgtacaagtaaagcataataataataataataatatatttaataatcttatagcaaaaaaattatggcaaaaattaatttaagtatagttaatatttaatttttacatttatttaaaaaaaaaaaaaaaaaattctattaaaatatatttaataattttatagcaaaaaaattatggcaaaaattaattatagttaatatttaatttttacatttcttcttttcaaaaaaaaattccatcaaaatatatttaatacttttatagcaaaaaaaattatggcaaaaataaaattgacgtaaaaataaaaaaaataaaaaatgcaattttttaaaaataattttattggaaaataaaattaagaaattttaaagtaactgctaattttaatatcataaatctatttttctaaatataataattaagtaaataaattaaaaaattaataattgtaattaatttatttatttagagacAGTTTAAGTGCAAATGAAGagccaaaaaattattcatctaATTTAAATGAAGACTCAGAAGAAGACGATGAACCAGAAACAGAAGATCAATTGCTAaacaaacaatttaattgtacATTGTGTTCACGAATATTTGAAAGCCAAATGAATCTACAGAATCATCTGTGGTCTCACATACCCCGCGCCGAGTGTCATTACGACGATTCAAAATCAATTTCTTCATTAAACATCAACAACAACACTCCAAACAACGGCGTACTGATGCCTAATACTTCTGATAATTCATCAGGCAGCTTTGTCTGTccaatttgtaataaaaaaatctcaaccAAAGGCAATCTAAAAGTACACTTAGAAACTCATCGGCCTAAAGGGAAGTACGGCTGTGATATTTGCGGACggatgtaattatttaatatatttaaaatgaattctTAGAAGTAAAGATAAGTGGCTGTTGATTATTTATCTAACTTGTTTCAGATTCAAGACGCAATCAAATCTTTATCGGCATAAAGAGTACCACGGCGGTATCCAATTTCCGTGCAGTGTTTGTGGAAGAGTTTACCCAACAAATTCAACGCTGCGTGCTCACAGCATTACTCACTCAGATTTACGTCCTCATGCTTGTCCACTGTGTGATAAAACTTTTAAGCGCAATCAGGACTTGAAGTTTCATATTAATCAGCACACTGGAGCGAGACCTTATCAGTGTCCGTATTGCCCCAAAGCATTTGCCAGCTCTGGTAATTGTTTTTCACATCGAAAACGCATGCACCCCAAAGAAGTACATCGTGATAGACAACGCGCGGCCGATCTTATGAGATAAgttttgttgttatttatttattttgtattaaaattaagttagccgacatttgaaaaatttttgcagttttttttattaaaaaaattattacaaaaaaaattttcatttgtaaaaaactgtcagtgcaattttttaaaaatatttttttgttataaataaattaatgaaatatgaaaaacgtcgactaactttagtattaattattttattattattattacacagtaaaatgaattattttatagaaaaataattttttaacgtgtCTCAggacaaattatattttttagtaatattagagtacaatttttaatacatgGAAGATAATTTTACAGatctaaatgatttttttatttaaaaaagacaaTAACAGTATTATTGTTcgttgatttatttatatatttttcgttACACCAGCTATCAAATCATTCATATCTGTAAAAtaatctcaatattattataattatcgcGCACTATGAAacccttatatatatatatgtatacggaaaaaagtaaactgtaataaataacagtcgatttataatgaGTAATGAtaaactgctaaaaattaccatttcaaacagtaaaatcgtgattttactattcactatgtaatatttaccatataaacgttacaatttactctttacatggaagaaaatactatttcaaacagtaatattcgctatgtaaatgtctaaaatgtttaagtataataattaagaattcagactttgatatttatcatttggtacctaaaaaatgatcttatgatgtgtaaaaagtataaaataaagttagtaaatttttaaaacaaacaacgtcaatatttacaaagtaaaatggtaaattttaaacgcaacgctaaaaatcaaactgtaattattgacttgcttagactgttaaaatgtatattttaaaagtataatttttactatttcaaatgttaaattctctcAGAGtaagacccccttctctttcatctaagttccacttctcctcataatatggactatatattgaaatggcaatttttactgtttgaaactgtaattttttgagattaaagAGTCGTATAAATTGTggtttttatactttctacattaagttctgtaatatttatatttttgccaccccaatgtccgctttactgtttgaaactataaaaattaaccggaatccgagtgaatattacagtttacttttttccgtgtacaattgtaatataaatgtttaaaaaaaaaaaaaaaaaaatgtaggtCTGTGATAAAATCGGGGTCTTCGTAGCTAACGCGAATCGCATAATTGCCAAAGAAAATTagttagtataaaaaaaaacaaaataataatcaagtaattatttattatatattgttaaatttatttgttgactGCACataatgttttaaataattatttaattaccgAAGTAGATAAAATCGTGGATAAAATTAGTTTAGTTATTACTTATTACACAAGGTATCAAATAATGTCAATGTAAGCGATATGAAgactgtaaaaatattaagtgtcaaattagttttttattttttaaata
This genomic window contains:
- the LOC123260681 gene encoding cilia- and flagella-associated protein 20 produces the protein MFKNTFQSGFLSILYSIGSKPLQIWDKKVRNGHIKRITDNDIQSLVLEILGSNVSTTYITCPADPRKTLGIKLPFLVMIIKNLKKYFTFEVQVIDDKNVRRRFRASNYQSTTRVKPFICTMPMRLDDGWNQIQFNLADFTRRAYGTNYVETLRVQIHANCRIRRVYFSDRLYSEDELPAEFKLFLPIQNKAKC
- the LOC123260680 gene encoding cilia- and flagella-associated protein 20-like, coding for MSKLSYKNFEYLLCSVVEDPLALWSKFVSLDGKIKRVKDELLKNDRVIEITGKSERSNSKDYIPTSLTCPSDSEAFLDIELPIIVFVLKNLKLEGKIEFQINDQCNFRRRFVLVANTAREKIKKVTSTTAFIPLTLADNWNKLEINLSTLCKDTYSTDYKSLLRIKLHPNFRYRRIYLQEHHYEQSNDVIDELHQALVNFSSLKNKSYSNENKYCQTQPIINSKVTLKKRKM
- the LOC123260678 gene encoding zinc finger imprinted 3-like isoform X1: MNGNACCDLNKDELQCRICAEYISDKNDVVNIFDEDAKCNHLQTKIRKYLYILVSSEDRLPKIVCSMCIKRLENIHHFVTLARRAQDKLKLQYYGRDDGDIKQINDNDDGKRDKGFLLRSILNRDEIDESHLSVRPIEDESILTEEMEVKVDPMIFLQCGLDRSITPESEYNSDDDKSYTKDSLSANEEPKNYSSNLNEDSEEDDEPETEDQLLNKQFNCTLCSRIFESQMNLQNHLWSHIPRAECHYDDSKSISSLNINNNTPNNGVLMPNTSDNSSGSFVCPICNKKISTKGNLKVHLETHRPKGKYGCDICGRIFKTQSNLYRHKEYHGGIQFPCSVCGRVYPTNSTLRAHSITHSDLRPHACPLCDKTFKRNQDLKFHINQHTGARPYQCPYCPKAFASSGNCFSHRKRMHPKEVHRDRQRAADLMR
- the LOC123260678 gene encoding zinc finger imprinted 3-like isoform X2, giving the protein MCIKRLENIHHFVTLARRAQDKLKLQYYGRDDGDIKQINDNDDGKRDKGFLLRSILNRDEIDESHLSVRPIEDESILTEEMEVKVDPMIFLQCGLDRSITPESEYNSDDDKSYTKDSLSANEEPKNYSSNLNEDSEEDDEPETEDQLLNKQFNCTLCSRIFESQMNLQNHLWSHIPRAECHYDDSKSISSLNINNNTPNNGVLMPNTSDNSSGSFVCPICNKKISTKGNLKVHLETHRPKGKYGCDICGRIFKTQSNLYRHKEYHGGIQFPCSVCGRVYPTNSTLRAHSITHSDLRPHACPLCDKTFKRNQDLKFHINQHTGARPYQCPYCPKAFASSGNCFSHRKRMHPKEVHRDRQRAADLMR